One Streptomyces fagopyri DNA window includes the following coding sequences:
- a CDS encoding ADP-ribosylglycohydrolase family protein, with the protein MGATAGAVWGRAEQQDFRSRVRGTLLGTAVGDALGTPLDGLTLAEIRQEYGAEGLNDLAVGRDRRGAVTHLTQLTLFTLDGLVRAQVRRDTGAWHPPTDLHRAYRRWAATQSDWGPDERRKDDGWLAREEWLYARRDPARACLTGFGDETMGTLDAPKNPGEPGPEAAARSAPFGLLVGWEPQLVLQLAVECAAQTHGHPTAYLAAGAYAVIVHALARGESLDSAVQRALAILAARPGQEPVSDALQHALGAVRQGMPSPARVEDLAGEGTAERLLAVAVYCALVGEDIRHGLCLAVNHGGRSAVAGALTGGLLGALHGETALPPAWLAELEGRPTMLVLADDFAMEMTQGPALHGPGASSPGWLARYPRA; encoded by the coding sequence GTGGGTGCGACAGCCGGTGCCGTCTGGGGCCGTGCCGAACAGCAGGACTTCCGCAGCAGGGTCCGCGGGACCCTGCTGGGCACCGCTGTCGGCGACGCCCTGGGCACACCGCTCGACGGGCTCACCCTGGCGGAGATCCGTCAGGAGTACGGCGCGGAGGGGCTGAACGACCTCGCCGTCGGGCGCGACCGCCGCGGCGCCGTCACCCACCTCACCCAGCTCACGCTCTTCACCCTCGACGGTCTCGTCCGCGCCCAGGTGCGCCGTGACACCGGCGCCTGGCATCCGCCGACCGACCTGCACCGCGCGTACCGCCGCTGGGCGGCGACCCAGAGCGACTGGGGTCCGGACGAGCGCCGCAAGGACGACGGCTGGCTGGCCCGCGAGGAGTGGCTGTACGCCCGGCGCGACCCGGCACGGGCCTGTCTGACCGGCTTCGGCGACGAGACCATGGGCACGCTGGACGCGCCCAAGAACCCCGGCGAGCCGGGGCCCGAGGCCGCCGCGCGCTCCGCGCCCTTCGGACTGCTCGTCGGCTGGGAGCCGCAGCTGGTGCTGCAACTCGCCGTCGAGTGCGCCGCGCAGACGCACGGGCACCCCACGGCGTATCTCGCGGCGGGCGCGTACGCCGTCATCGTGCACGCGCTGGCACGCGGTGAGAGCCTCGACAGCGCCGTGCAGCGGGCGCTCGCGATCCTGGCCGCGCGGCCGGGGCAGGAGCCCGTCAGTGACGCCCTCCAGCACGCGCTGGGGGCCGTACGGCAGGGGATGCCGTCGCCGGCCCGGGTGGAGGATCTGGCGGGGGAGGGTACGGCCGAACGGCTGCTCGCGGTCGCGGTGTACTGCGCGCTGGTCGGGGAGGACATCCGGCACGGGCTGTGCCTGGCGGTGAACCACGGCGGGCGCTCCGCGGTGGCGGGGGCCCTGACGGGGGGTCTGCTGGGCGCCCTGCACGGCGAGACGGCCCTCCCGCCGGCCTGGCTGGCCGAGCTGGAGGGCCGTCCCACGATGCTGGTCCTCGCGGACGACTTCGCGATGGAGATGACGCAGGGGCCCGCGCTGCACGGCCCCGGAGCGTCGTCCCCCGGTTGGCTCGCCCGCTATCCGCGGGCCTAG
- a CDS encoding sodium:solute symporter family protein encodes MNGLDWAVLVAYFGVMTAIGFWSHKRVDDVSDFFTAGGKMPWWLSGISHHMSGYSAVMFTGYAGIAYTYGITSYVTWALPIAIGVLLGAKLFAPRLNRLRSRLHVASPLEYLKDRYNVPTQQALAWSGMLLKIVDVGAKWAAIATLLSVFTGVTLTQGILITGGITAVYCTIGGLWADALTELGQFVIQLLAGLSMLIIALNKISDQGGLSKALDSPKLHGHANGFAGPYLTVFFIAYLFIKLFEYNGGMWNQAQRYMATGSAKQATKSAFLSAGLWFVWPVILFIPMWLSPLLVTAQKPDGSDAYGLMTEQLLPHGLLGLVVVGFFSHTMAMCSSDANAIAAVFTRDVAPVLSKTARAWDNRAGLIAGRVTTVAFLGLSMAVATQVNSPTFKDIITVVIKWVAGLMGPIAIPFILGLLRPFRKSGPTAALTSWACGLLAFFFVNYHLDFSQRTDVKLEYQVSLPMVVSLVLYILIGLIRPEDTPERDAIIEKINTDDDGDGAAAAAAVPAQADGAPASPSGV; translated from the coding sequence ATGAACGGTCTCGACTGGGCCGTCCTGGTCGCGTACTTCGGCGTCATGACCGCGATCGGCTTCTGGTCCCACAAACGCGTCGACGACGTCAGCGACTTCTTCACCGCGGGCGGCAAGATGCCGTGGTGGCTGTCCGGCATCTCGCACCACATGTCGGGCTACAGCGCGGTGATGTTCACCGGGTACGCCGGCATCGCGTACACCTACGGCATCACGTCGTACGTCACCTGGGCCCTGCCCATCGCCATCGGCGTGCTGCTCGGCGCCAAGCTCTTCGCGCCCCGGCTGAACCGCCTGCGGTCCCGGCTGCACGTGGCCTCACCGCTCGAATATCTCAAGGACCGCTACAACGTCCCGACCCAGCAGGCGCTCGCCTGGTCCGGCATGCTGCTGAAGATCGTGGACGTCGGCGCGAAGTGGGCGGCCATCGCCACCCTGCTGAGCGTCTTCACCGGGGTCACGCTCACCCAGGGCATCCTGATCACCGGTGGCATCACGGCCGTGTACTGCACGATCGGTGGACTGTGGGCCGACGCGCTCACCGAACTCGGCCAGTTCGTCATCCAGTTGCTGGCCGGTCTCTCGATGCTGATCATCGCGCTGAACAAGATCTCCGACCAGGGGGGCCTGTCCAAGGCGCTGGACTCGCCGAAGCTGCACGGCCACGCGAACGGCTTCGCGGGTCCCTACCTGACCGTGTTCTTCATCGCGTACCTCTTCATCAAGCTCTTCGAGTACAACGGCGGCATGTGGAACCAGGCCCAGCGCTACATGGCGACGGGCAGCGCGAAGCAGGCCACGAAGTCGGCCTTCCTCTCCGCGGGACTGTGGTTCGTCTGGCCGGTGATCCTCTTCATCCCCATGTGGCTGTCGCCGCTGCTCGTCACGGCGCAGAAGCCGGACGGCTCCGACGCGTACGGCCTGATGACCGAACAGCTGCTCCCGCACGGGCTGTTGGGTCTGGTCGTCGTCGGGTTCTTCTCGCACACGATGGCCATGTGCTCCTCGGACGCCAACGCCATCGCCGCCGTGTTCACCCGGGACGTCGCACCGGTCCTCTCGAAGACCGCGCGGGCCTGGGACAACCGGGCCGGACTGATCGCCGGACGCGTCACGACCGTCGCGTTCCTCGGTCTGTCGATGGCGGTGGCCACCCAGGTCAACTCGCCCACCTTCAAGGACATCATCACGGTGGTCATCAAGTGGGTGGCCGGTCTGATGGGTCCGATCGCGATCCCGTTCATCCTGGGACTGCTGCGGCCGTTCCGGAAGTCCGGACCGACGGCGGCCCTCACCAGCTGGGCCTGCGGTCTGCTCGCGTTCTTCTTCGTCAACTACCACCTGGACTTCTCGCAGCGCACGGACGTGAAGCTGGAGTACCAGGTCTCCCTCCCGATGGTCGTCTCCCTCGTCCTGTACATCCTCATCGGCCTGATCAGGCCCGAGGACACACCGGAACGGGACGCGATCATCGAGAAGATCAACACGGACGACGACGGGGACGGGGCGGCTGCCGCCGCGGCGGTCCCGGCCCAGGCGGACGGAGCCCCGGCCAGCCCGTCGGGCGTCTGA
- a CDS encoding SDR family oxidoreductase, translated as MSQLAGRTVVVSGVGAGLGHQVAAAVVREGGNAVLGARTEANLAKSAADLDPDGAHTAYRATDITDEAQCEALAALATERFGRIDAIVHVAAWDSYFGGLEDADFTTWQSVIDVNLLGTLRMTRACLPALKACGGSVVIIGTQSSVAAPSQVRQAAYAASKGALTSAMYSMARELGPHRIRVNTVLPGWMWGPPVEAYVQFTAYTEGVPEADVLKRLTERMALPELATDGDVADAAVFLASDRARAITGQSLLVNAGEIMR; from the coding sequence ATGTCACAGCTCGCGGGCAGGACCGTGGTCGTTTCGGGGGTCGGCGCCGGACTCGGCCACCAGGTCGCGGCGGCCGTGGTGCGCGAAGGAGGGAACGCCGTGCTGGGGGCGCGCACGGAGGCCAATCTGGCCAAGTCCGCGGCCGATCTCGACCCGGACGGCGCGCACACCGCGTACCGGGCGACGGACATCACGGACGAGGCGCAGTGCGAGGCGCTGGCCGCGCTGGCGACGGAGCGGTTCGGACGGATCGACGCGATCGTCCATGTCGCCGCCTGGGACAGCTACTTCGGCGGCCTGGAGGACGCGGACTTCACCACGTGGCAGTCGGTCATCGATGTGAACCTGCTGGGCACCCTGCGGATGACCCGCGCCTGCCTGCCCGCGCTGAAGGCGTGCGGCGGCTCGGTCGTCATCATCGGGACGCAGTCGTCGGTGGCCGCCCCGTCACAGGTGCGGCAGGCGGCGTACGCGGCCTCGAAGGGCGCGCTGACGAGCGCGATGTACTCCATGGCACGGGAGCTCGGACCGCACCGGATCCGGGTCAACACCGTGCTGCCGGGCTGGATGTGGGGCCCGCCGGTGGAGGCGTACGTCCAGTTCACCGCGTACACCGAGGGCGTACCGGAGGCGGACGTCCTGAAGCGGCTCACCGAACGGATGGCCCTGCCCGAGCTGGCCACGGACGGGGATGTCGCGGACGCCGCGGTGTTCCTGGCCTCCGACCGGGCGCGGGCGATCACCGGGCAGTCCCTGCTCGTGAACGCCGGCGAGATCATGCGGTAG
- a CDS encoding DUF397 domain-containing protein, with protein sequence MAIQQGATDTWTKSSYSTGNGACVEVKSPVLAAMAVRDSKVPEGPTLAFPANSWNSFVAEVSRGAFDLA encoded by the coding sequence ATGGCAATCCAGCAAGGCGCCACGGACACGTGGACCAAATCCTCGTACTCGACCGGCAACGGCGCATGTGTCGAGGTCAAGTCCCCGGTTCTCGCGGCGATGGCCGTTCGGGACTCCAAGGTCCCCGAGGGCCCCACGCTGGCGTTCCCCGCGAACTCGTGGAACTCCTTCGTGGCAGAGGTGAGCCGGGGGGCTTTCGACCTCGCCTGA
- a CDS encoding helix-turn-helix domain-containing protein, producing the protein MASSVNPTVRRRRLGQELRRLRELKGMTAEEVAERLLVSQSKISRLENGRRSISQRDVRDLCGVYEVEDHRIVDSLMQMAKDSRQQGWWHSFGDIPYSVYIGLETDAASLRVYDPQVVPGLLQTRPYAEALIAGALPETAPADIDKRVQVRLRRQERISAPDNPLRLWTVLDESALRRVVGNRSLMRDQLEHLVEQSQFPHVTVQVIPFDMGAHPGLNGQYAILEFPDAADSSVVYIEGVTSDLYLEKANDVQKYSVMYEHLRAQALNVEQSRQLIADIAKEYAR; encoded by the coding sequence GTGGCGTCAAGTGTCAATCCCACCGTCCGGCGGCGCCGGCTGGGCCAGGAGCTGCGCCGGCTCCGCGAGCTCAAGGGCATGACGGCCGAAGAGGTCGCCGAGCGCCTGCTGGTCTCGCAGTCGAAGATCAGCCGGCTGGAGAACGGGCGGCGCAGCATCAGCCAGCGTGACGTCCGCGACCTGTGCGGGGTCTACGAGGTCGAGGACCACCGGATCGTCGACTCGCTGATGCAGATGGCCAAGGACTCGCGCCAGCAGGGCTGGTGGCACTCCTTCGGCGACATCCCGTACAGCGTCTACATCGGCCTGGAGACCGACGCGGCGAGCCTGCGCGTGTACGACCCCCAGGTCGTCCCCGGCCTGCTCCAGACCCGGCCGTACGCCGAGGCGCTGATCGCCGGCGCGCTGCCGGAGACCGCGCCCGCCGACATCGACAAGCGCGTCCAGGTACGTCTGCGCCGACAGGAACGTATCTCCGCCCCGGACAACCCGCTGCGCCTGTGGACCGTCCTCGACGAGTCCGCGCTGCGCCGGGTCGTGGGGAACCGCTCCCTCATGCGCGACCAGTTGGAGCACCTGGTGGAGCAGTCCCAGTTCCCGCACGTCACGGTGCAGGTGATCCCGTTCGACATGGGCGCGCACCCGGGTCTCAACGGCCAGTACGCGATCCTGGAGTTCCCCGACGCGGCCGACTCCAGCGTCGTCTACATCGAGGGTGTCACCAGCGACCTGTACCTGGAGAAGGCGAACGACGTCCAGAAGTACAGCGTGATGTACGAGCATCTGCGGGCGCAGGCGCTGAACGTGGAGCAGTCGCGGCAGCTCATCGCGGACATCGCGAAGGAGTACGCGCGCTGA
- a CDS encoding GOLPH3/VPS74 family protein: protein MGRSRRTLPEELLLLALDPTTGTTAQPQSLDLGLAGAQLVELALAGRIAPDGDRIAVVAPRPTGDPTLDCALELLRRRGAPVRAVNWIGGPRLGLRQTYLSHLERCGMVHAVAGQMCGVLPTTRYQATDTEISREIRSRLDSAIRTGVPPDPRTAALAALAHAVGLGKHLYPGNEGRSSRSRLRDLIRHDPMGGLVAHAVMDVQNGAVAQPRRSPAPASRPATAGVRTAPEPARGVPMQPRHDSMARAVVH from the coding sequence ATGGGCAGGAGCCGCAGAACACTTCCGGAGGAGCTTCTGCTGCTGGCGTTGGACCCGACCACGGGTACCACCGCACAGCCGCAGTCGCTCGACCTCGGTCTGGCCGGAGCACAGCTAGTAGAGCTGGCGCTGGCCGGACGGATAGCCCCAGACGGGGATCGTATCGCCGTGGTGGCACCACGGCCGACTGGAGATCCAACACTGGACTGTGCGTTGGAACTGCTTCGCCGGCGCGGAGCACCCGTACGCGCGGTCAACTGGATTGGCGGGCCCCGACTGGGACTTCGCCAGACCTACCTCTCGCATCTGGAGAGGTGCGGCATGGTGCATGCCGTGGCCGGCCAGATGTGCGGGGTGCTTCCGACGACTCGCTACCAAGCGACGGACACGGAGATCAGCCGGGAGATCAGGTCCCGGCTGGACAGCGCGATCCGCACCGGCGTACCGCCGGACCCGCGGACCGCGGCGCTCGCCGCGCTGGCCCATGCGGTCGGTCTCGGCAAGCACCTGTATCCGGGTAATGAGGGACGCTCGTCCCGCTCCCGGCTGCGGGACCTGATCAGACACGACCCCATGGGCGGCCTCGTGGCCCACGCGGTCATGGACGTTCAGAACGGCGCGGTCGCACAGCCGCGTCGCAGCCCGGCACCGGCAAGCCGTCCGGCCACCGCCGGAGTCCGGACCGCACCGGAACCCGCCCGCGGTGTTCCGATGCAACCGCGCCACGATTCCATGGCGCGCGCCGTGGTCCACTGA
- a CDS encoding D-alanyl-D-alanine carboxypeptidase family protein — protein MAGESPDRSKQHESSASSAEATSGTPAAVPGPVRSAAAGAADPRLAVARERAATVRVDQATAVFSTRTPAEPSAASGEKVSAGVGEKTSGGSGEKSPGGDARLRAVVAAWVSGVDEEEPQIPQEAGSGAAGAEEAGKPASAAEGAETAAEDPGTVDGDAGSAGGAADGASAEESADDNDAGSEDEAGAGAGGDDGGSAAATDRAVTDGAGADTYVDAGADVESEKDADPSDTEPVAADEETAADGTKTAEAGGDGGEAGTEPDADVHSGSDGASAAGGDRVEDAKPAGNADAKPDAKPAGKPGPEDSSEGSPKDSRDGSDGSDDSDGSDRSDRSEESAAAASPVASKPPVDQPTAVFKTPRRPAVDQPTTMLKLGDVRPGAKTDAKPATDKPAAGTPSDKPGPKPEPKTDAKPGSAPKPKSQPKAGAAAKAEAEAERTSRFVALRPLDEPAPAKPRPAPADATAALPQVGPERTTQQPLPPKPPLDLLAELTNTPPPPQTPVRTLVRRVKIWTPLALLLVVIFAIAQAVRPLPSATLALTADATYTFEGGTLDLPWPGKGQSAIEVQGVGSLGTDGKQTPAPIASVAKIMTAYVILQEHPLKGNEGGEKITVDQQAEDESKLPDESTAAMSKGQQFTERQMLQMLMIPSGNNAARLLARWDSDNKSFVAKMNAAAKKLGMTNSTYTDPSGLQKTTMSTATDQLKLAERVMQDDVFRGIVGMASAQVPGLDSKIYNNNDLLVKQVGVIGLKTGSSTPAGGNLVWAATKTVNGKQQTIYGAVLGQNAGTGKVWDSLQLALSNSQKLIDKVQKGLTSATVVKKGDVVGYVDDQLGGRTPVVATKNMTAVGWPGLKTKLSIGEDGRTVPHTGKAGTTVGVLTVGDGSSHAVKIPVALQKDLAEPGFGAKLTRVS, from the coding sequence GTGGCGGGCGAGTCCCCCGACAGGTCGAAGCAGCACGAGTCGTCGGCGTCGTCGGCAGAAGCGACGTCGGGGACCCCGGCCGCGGTTCCGGGGCCGGTCCGGTCCGCCGCGGCCGGGGCGGCGGACCCCCGTCTGGCGGTGGCCCGCGAGCGGGCCGCCACGGTGCGGGTGGACCAGGCCACCGCGGTGTTCTCGACGAGGACGCCGGCGGAACCGTCCGCCGCGTCCGGGGAGAAGGTTTCCGCGGGGGTCGGGGAGAAGACCTCCGGCGGGTCCGGGGAGAAGTCTCCCGGCGGGGACGCCCGGCTGCGGGCCGTGGTGGCCGCGTGGGTGTCGGGCGTGGACGAGGAGGAGCCCCAGATTCCGCAGGAAGCCGGGAGCGGGGCCGCGGGCGCCGAGGAGGCGGGGAAGCCCGCCTCGGCCGCGGAGGGCGCGGAGACGGCCGCGGAGGACCCGGGGACGGTCGACGGGGACGCCGGCAGTGCCGGAGGCGCGGCTGACGGAGCGTCGGCTGAGGAATCCGCGGACGACAACGATGCCGGGAGCGAGGACGAGGCCGGAGCCGGGGCCGGTGGCGACGACGGCGGGTCCGCCGCCGCGACCGATCGCGCGGTGACGGACGGGGCCGGCGCGGACACGTATGTGGACGCCGGTGCCGACGTCGAGTCGGAGAAGGACGCCGATCCGTCGGACACCGAGCCCGTGGCCGCGGACGAGGAGACGGCCGCGGACGGGACGAAGACCGCGGAGGCCGGTGGCGACGGCGGCGAGGCCGGGACCGAGCCGGACGCCGATGTTCACTCCGGTTCCGATGGCGCGTCCGCTGCGGGCGGCGACCGGGTCGAGGACGCGAAGCCCGCCGGGAACGCCGACGCGAAGCCCGACGCGAAGCCCGCAGGGAAGCCGGGTCCGGAGGATTCCTCGGAGGGCTCGCCCAAGGACTCGCGGGACGGCTCCGACGGCTCCGACGACTCAGACGGCTCCGACCGCTCCGACCGCTCCGAGGAGTCGGCGGCCGCCGCGAGCCCCGTGGCCTCGAAGCCCCCCGTGGACCAGCCCACCGCCGTCTTCAAGACGCCGAGGCGCCCGGCCGTGGACCAGCCCACCACCATGCTCAAGCTGGGCGACGTGAGGCCGGGCGCGAAGACCGACGCGAAGCCGGCCACGGACAAGCCCGCCGCCGGAACCCCCTCGGACAAGCCCGGACCGAAGCCCGAGCCGAAGACCGACGCGAAGCCCGGGAGCGCGCCGAAGCCGAAGTCGCAGCCGAAGGCCGGGGCAGCGGCCAAGGCCGAGGCCGAGGCCGAACGCACCAGCAGATTCGTCGCGCTCAGGCCCCTGGACGAGCCGGCACCGGCGAAGCCGAGGCCGGCGCCCGCCGACGCCACCGCCGCCCTGCCCCAGGTCGGCCCCGAGCGCACCACCCAGCAGCCGCTTCCGCCGAAGCCGCCGCTGGACCTGCTCGCCGAGCTGACGAACACTCCGCCGCCCCCGCAGACCCCGGTACGCACGCTGGTGCGCCGGGTCAAGATCTGGACCCCGCTGGCCCTGCTGCTCGTGGTGATCTTTGCGATCGCGCAGGCCGTACGTCCGCTGCCGAGCGCGACCCTCGCGCTCACCGCCGACGCCACGTACACCTTCGAGGGCGGCACCCTCGACCTGCCCTGGCCGGGCAAGGGACAGTCGGCCATAGAGGTCCAGGGCGTCGGCAGCCTCGGCACGGACGGCAAGCAGACACCCGCCCCCATCGCGAGCGTCGCCAAGATCATGACGGCGTACGTGATCCTCCAGGAGCACCCGCTGAAGGGGAACGAGGGCGGCGAGAAGATCACCGTCGACCAGCAGGCCGAGGACGAGTCGAAGCTGCCCGACGAGTCGACGGCCGCCATGTCGAAGGGGCAGCAGTTCACGGAGCGCCAGATGCTCCAGATGCTGATGATCCCGTCCGGCAACAACGCGGCGCGGCTGCTCGCCCGTTGGGACTCCGACAACAAGTCCTTCGTCGCCAAGATGAACGCCGCCGCCAAGAAGCTCGGCATGACGAACTCGACGTACACGGACCCGAGCGGGCTGCAGAAGACGACGATGAGCACCGCGACCGACCAGCTGAAGCTGGCCGAGCGGGTCATGCAGGACGACGTGTTCCGCGGCATCGTAGGGATGGCCAGCGCCCAGGTCCCCGGCCTCGACAGCAAGATCTACAACAACAACGACCTGCTGGTGAAGCAGGTCGGTGTGATCGGCCTGAAGACCGGCTCGTCGACGCCCGCCGGCGGCAACCTGGTGTGGGCCGCCACCAAGACGGTGAACGGCAAGCAGCAGACGATCTACGGCGCGGTCCTCGGCCAGAACGCCGGGACCGGCAAGGTCTGGGACAGCCTCCAGCTCGCCCTCAGCAACAGCCAGAAGCTGATCGACAAGGTCCAGAAGGGTCTGACCTCCGCCACGGTGGTGAAGAAGGGCGACGTCGTCGGGTACGTGGACGACCAGCTCGGCGGCCGGACCCCGGTCGTCGCCACCAAGAACATGACGGCGGTCGGCTGGCCCGGTCTGAAGACGAAGCTGTCGATCGGTGAGGACGGCCGGACGGTCCCGCACACGGGCAAGGCGGGCACGACCGTCGGCGTGCTGACGGTCGGCGACGGCTCCAGCCACGCCGTCAAGATCCCCGTCGCGCTCCAGAAGGACCTGGCCGAGCCGGGCTTCGGCGCCAAGCTGACCCGCGTGAGCTGA
- a CDS encoding MFS transporter produces MATAEPTHADDADPDPGAGSRIRLPARPADADGPKDPDPPDGAEARNGAGGPNGAAEAGGPNGAAEEPRTRAARLNGFLHRHPVAVVTALAGLLHLAWFFSFANSGGDLAAQDAWAEFVGRHPDSAYNLAWYGGMHPVSYSVVSPYLMSVLGVRTTMMIAGTISAGLLTMILIRSRAVREPLWPALAGVFALLCNAASGRVTYGLGMVFALAAAAVVFCWPYRWRHKRWAKALCAAPLAALATAASPVAGLFVGLVAAALFLQKRRPGAYALGIAPTLVVAASAWLFPFSGTQPMSLGSASLPLIYSVLVFALVPKEWKTVRITAAVYGLGVLLVWLISSQIGSNITRLAMLFAGVALLAALPFTVPRTRKWYVTVIAFVGFTGWIGFKSVDDIVHTTPAASWARELAPLVNQLQVVGAEKGRVEVVPARSHREASALAPYVNLARGWNRQADMERNPLFYDDTLNSANYHEWLQRWAVHYVVLPKGEPDGNGGERERQLVQRGMPYLRQIWGDANWQLFSVTDPTPLADPPAVVDRAEQGELTIEVKKAGRVLIRVPYSPWLGLVDAEGKSVKPPQETEKSKHHRAEGAPKTYDNLNGCLMETQENASGDKWTELLAPAPGVYRLAAPYQLPRGTPCPEELR; encoded by the coding sequence GTGGCGACAGCGGAGCCGACACACGCCGACGACGCCGATCCGGACCCCGGGGCGGGCTCGCGAATACGGCTACCCGCACGTCCCGCCGACGCCGACGGGCCGAAAGACCCTGACCCCCCGGACGGCGCCGAGGCGCGGAACGGCGCCGGCGGACCGAACGGCGCCGCCGAGGCCGGCGGGCCGAACGGCGCCGCCGAGGAGCCGAGGACCCGTGCCGCCCGGCTGAACGGCTTCCTGCACCGGCACCCCGTCGCGGTCGTCACCGCGCTGGCCGGACTGCTCCACCTCGCGTGGTTCTTCTCGTTCGCGAACAGTGGCGGGGACCTCGCGGCGCAGGACGCGTGGGCGGAGTTCGTCGGTCGGCACCCGGACTCCGCGTACAACCTCGCCTGGTACGGCGGTATGCACCCGGTCTCGTACAGCGTGGTGTCGCCGTATCTGATGTCCGTGCTCGGCGTCCGGACCACGATGATGATCGCGGGGACGATCTCCGCCGGGCTGCTGACGATGATCCTGATCCGCAGCCGCGCGGTGCGCGAGCCGCTGTGGCCCGCCCTCGCGGGAGTCTTCGCGCTGCTGTGCAACGCGGCGTCGGGCCGTGTCACGTACGGCCTGGGCATGGTGTTCGCCCTCGCCGCCGCCGCGGTCGTGTTCTGCTGGCCCTACCGCTGGCGTCACAAACGCTGGGCGAAGGCCCTGTGCGCGGCGCCGCTCGCCGCGCTCGCCACCGCCGCGTCGCCGGTGGCCGGGCTGTTCGTCGGCCTGGTCGCGGCGGCCCTCTTCCTCCAGAAGCGGCGCCCGGGGGCGTACGCGCTCGGGATCGCGCCGACACTCGTCGTCGCCGCCTCCGCCTGGCTGTTCCCCTTCTCCGGGACCCAGCCGATGTCCCTGGGCTCGGCCTCGCTGCCGCTGATCTACTCCGTGCTGGTCTTCGCGCTCGTGCCCAAGGAGTGGAAGACGGTACGGATCACGGCGGCGGTGTACGGCCTCGGTGTCCTCCTCGTCTGGCTGATCAGCTCGCAGATCGGCTCCAACATCACGCGGCTGGCGATGCTGTTCGCGGGGGTGGCGCTGCTGGCGGCGCTGCCGTTCACGGTGCCGAGGACGCGCAAGTGGTACGTGACCGTCATCGCCTTCGTCGGATTCACCGGGTGGATCGGATTCAAGTCCGTCGACGACATCGTGCACACGACACCGGCGGCGTCCTGGGCGCGGGAGCTCGCCCCGCTCGTGAACCAGCTCCAGGTCGTCGGTGCCGAGAAGGGCCGCGTCGAGGTCGTCCCGGCCCGCTCCCACCGCGAGGCGTCCGCGCTCGCGCCGTACGTGAACCTCGCCCGGGGCTGGAACCGGCAGGCCGACATGGAGCGCAACCCGCTCTTCTACGACGACACGCTCAACTCCGCGAACTACCACGAGTGGCTCCAGCGCTGGGCCGTCCACTACGTGGTGCTGCCCAAGGGGGAGCCGGACGGCAACGGCGGTGAACGCGAACGCCAGCTGGTCCAGCGCGGCATGCCCTATCTCCGGCAGATCTGGGGCGACGCGAACTGGCAGCTCTTCTCGGTGACGGATCCGACGCCGCTCGCCGACCCGCCGGCCGTCGTCGACCGTGCCGAGCAGGGCGAGCTGACCATCGAGGTGAAGAAGGCGGGCCGCGTTCTCATCCGCGTCCCGTACTCGCCGTGGCTGGGCCTGGTCGACGCCGAGGGCAAGAGCGTGAAGCCGCCCCAGGAAACGGAGAAGTCCAAGCACCACCGGGCCGAGGGCGCCCCGAAGACGTACGACAACCTCAACGGCTGCCTCATGGAGACCCAGGAGAACGCCTCCGGCGACAAATGGACGGAACTCCTGGCGCCGGCCCCCGGGGTCTACCGCCTGGCGGCCCCCTACCAACTCCCCCGGGGCACCCCCTGCCCGGAGGAACTCCGCTGA
- a CDS encoding MerR family transcriptional regulator — MHQELLTIGAFAARARLSPKALRLYDRLGLLAPAYVDGASGYRYYRADQVERARMVALLRRLDMPLARIAEVVEAEGASGAALLAAYWADAETRFASQRTLAAYLRGRLSGRSSEMYGTFVVETVDVPERVVLTEKRHTLADELPVWIPASLGRLEEGARECGGTAGAPFVVYYAEVSMESDGPAESCVPVADGEAARGWAERWGRGSGVGVRVEPARRLAYARISKAQVAHPQIVAAFEAVEAWVRERGLLVDGPCREVYFGDWDAAGPEDAVCDVAFPVR; from the coding sequence GTGCACCAGGAACTGCTCACGATCGGCGCGTTCGCCGCCCGCGCGCGGCTCTCGCCGAAGGCGCTTCGGCTGTACGACCGGCTCGGGCTGCTCGCCCCGGCGTACGTCGACGGGGCCAGCGGCTACCGCTACTACCGCGCCGACCAGGTCGAACGCGCCCGCATGGTCGCGCTCCTGCGCCGGCTCGACATGCCGCTCGCGCGGATCGCGGAGGTGGTGGAGGCCGAAGGGGCCTCCGGTGCCGCTCTGCTCGCCGCCTACTGGGCGGACGCCGAGACCCGGTTCGCTTCGCAGCGGACGCTGGCCGCATACCTCCGTGGACGGCTGTCGGGAAGGAGTTCCGAGATGTACGGGACATTCGTGGTCGAGACGGTGGACGTGCCGGAGCGGGTGGTGCTGACGGAGAAGCGGCACACGCTGGCGGACGAGCTGCCGGTGTGGATTCCCGCCTCGCTCGGGCGGCTGGAGGAGGGGGCGCGGGAGTGCGGGGGGACGGCCGGTGCGCCCTTCGTCGTCTACTACGCCGAGGTCAGCATGGAGAGCGACGGGCCCGCCGAGTCGTGTGTGCCCGTCGCCGACGGGGAGGCCGCGCGGGGCTGGGCCGAGCGGTGGGGGCGTGGGTCGGGGGTGGGGGTGCGGGTCGAGCCGGCGCGGCGGCTGGCGTACGCGCGGATCTCCAAGGCGCAGGTGGCTCATCCGCAGATCGTTGCCGCGTTCGAGGCTGTGGAGGCGTGGGTCCGGGAGCGGGGGCTCTTGGTCGACGGGCCCTGTCGGGAGGTGTACTTCGGGGACTGGGATGCGGCGGGGCCGGAGGACGCGGTGTGCGACGTGGCGTTTCCGGTGAGGTGA